One Spinacia oleracea cultivar Varoflay chromosome 4, BTI_SOV_V1, whole genome shotgun sequence DNA segment encodes these proteins:
- the LOC110788002 gene encoding protein RMD5 homolog, with protein MELNTFRGSFEHVVKKRKLSSSNCLQVVDKINHELERALLRVQSDQDLTLTVDPKSILKDLKSKLDEFGPEKELESSQKELNTNLSKTQKLLEKALNPDISKANRKIEFDGQTMNKIITDHLLSQGMFDVGDCLIKETGAPEANLLRSQLLEMYQILEALHTRNLQPALNWVTVNHEKLKENGSSLELKLHQVRFMELVQQGSQSDALKYARAHLAPLACSHMDEIQKLMACLVWIGKLEKCPYFKLLAITNWEKLGDELSRQFFLLLGRSCRLPLAVAVEAGSKTLPSLLKLMNLMGVKTQDWQVMEELPFPVDLGKSFQFHSTFICPVTRDQGTLENPPMLLPCGHVLCRHSILKMSKNNSRTFKCPYCPLDSSVAQCRQLHFP; from the coding sequence ATGGAGCTGAATACTTTCAGAGGATCTTTTGAACATGTAGTGAAGAAGCGAAAGTTATCATCTTCAAATTGCCTTCAAGTGGTTGATAAAATTAACCATGAACTTGAGCGGGCTTTGTTAAGAGTGCAATCAGATCAAGACCTTACCCTCACAGTGGATCCTAAATCCATTTTGAAGGATCTGAAATCTAAGCTTGATGAATTTGGCCCAGAAAAGGAGTTGGAGAGCTCACAGAAAGAGCTAAACACAAATCTCAGCAAAACTCAGAAGCTCCTTGAGAAAGCACTAAACCCTGACATATCGAAGGCAAACAGAAAGATTGAGTTTGATGGTCAGACAATGAATAAGATAATCACAGATCATCTCCTTTCCCAAGGCATGTTTGATGTTGGGGACTGTTTAATTAAAGAGACAGGTGCACCAGAAGCTAATTTGCTACGATCTCAGCTGTTAGAGATGTACCAGATTCTGGAGGCTCTTCACACTAGAAATTTACAACCTGCCTTAAACTGGGTGACTGTAAACCATGAAAAGCTGAAAGAAAATGGTTCAAGTCTTGAGCTGAAACTTCATCAGGTGCGATTTATGGAGTTAGTGCAGCAAGGGAGCCAAAGTGATGCCCTCAAGTATGCCAGAGCCCACCTTGCTCCTTTGGCTTGTTCTCATATGGATGAGATTCAAAAACTTATGGCCTGTCTTGTATGGATAGGTAAGCTTGAGAAATGCCCTTATTTTAAACTGTTGGCTATAACTAATTGGGAAAAGTTGGGCGATGAACTATCACGACAGTTCTTTCTACTGTTAGGCCGGTCTTGTCGTCTGCCACTGGCGGTGGCTGTAGAAGCGGGATCTAAAACATTGCCTAGTCTGTTGAAGCTCATGAATTTGATGGGTGTGAAAACACAGGATTGGCAAGTGATGGAGGAACTTCCATTCCCAGTGGATCTTGGAAAGAGTTTCCAGTTCCATTCAACGTTCATATGCCCGGTGACTAGGGATCAAGGAACTCTAGAGAATCCTCCAATGTTGTTACCTTGTGGCCATGTTCTATGCCGGCACTCCATCTTGAAAATGTCCAAGAATAACAGCAGGACCTTTAAATGCCCATATTGCCCCCTTGATTCCTCAGTTGCACAATGCAGGCAACTGCATTTCCCATGA
- the LOC110788003 gene encoding uncharacterized protein, giving the protein MSLSIRTPAFLPLPNLSHPLKLPSNPLFLTFHSQTHNLLCFSKGGNPNKPNKISDADLASDFASEVNKLNTQSEERENAMMRSKQLLFSDLCNYLQMNPEDVRNKWRSLSPDEKLGLVKGFVSDWGLNFHPLSPKSVQDLVEEFVVKDTKEKENPEIRQKDEDVKSSSDVFLPTLKRLIMGFSPNN; this is encoded by the coding sequence ATGTCTCTCTCCATAAGAACACCTGCTTTTCTTCCTCTCCCCAATCTCAGTCACCCTCTAAAACTCCCATCAAATCCTCTCTTTCTCACTTTCCACTCTCAAACCCACAATCTTTTGTGTTTCAGCAAAGGGGGCAACCCAAATAAACCCAACAAAATCAGTGATGCAGACCTAGCATCAGATTTTGCTTCAGAAGTCAACAAGCTAAACACTCagtcagaggagagagaaaatgcaaTGATGAGGAGCAAACAGCTGCTTTTCTCTGACCTCTGCAATTACCTTCAGATGAACCCAGAAGATGTCAGGAACAAATGGAGGAGTTTGAGCCCGGATGAAAAATTGGGTTTGGTTAAAGGGTTTGTTTCTGATTGGGGTTTGAATTTTCATCCCTTGTCACCGAAATCTGTTCAGGATTTGGTTGAGGAATTTGTGGTCAAGGATACTAAGGAGAAagaaaacccagaaattcgTCAGAAAGATGAAGATGTTAAATCTAGTTCTGATGTGTTTCTTCCTACTTTGAAGAGATTAATCATGGGTTTTTCCCCAAATAATTAA
- the LOC110788001 gene encoding protein trichome birefringence-like 12, whose amino-acid sequence MKMNLNNSTTLFTSIILSTLILLYLYSSLLSLPSPKPEPESKLKTHFISPPNSCNLFKGKWVSDPNRKPMYDETCPFHRNAWNCLRNGREKMDVINSWKWVPENCSLRQIDPLGFLGMMRNKNIGFVGDSLNENFLVAFLCVLRVADNGAKKWKKKGAWRGAYFPKFNVTVAYHRAVLLSKYQWQPKQSDQDGLKGIFRVDVDIPADDWVQITKFYDVLIFNTGHWWGPHKFPKETPLVFYQKGKPILSALDFQDGLKVVLKSMISYIEKEAPSTTLKFWRLQSPRHFFGGEWNQNGSCLFDEPLEEPQLDLWFDPVNNGVNKEARELNKVIEEALKGSNIKTLELSHLSEYRADAHPAIWLGKKDAVAVWGQDCMHWCLPGLPDTWVDILSELIQYSFGD is encoded by the exons ATGAAAATGAATCTGAACAACTCCACAACACTCTTCACATCCATAATCTTATCAACTCTCATCCTTCTTTACCTCTACTCTTCCCTCCTCTCTCTCCCCTCTCCCAAACCTGAACCCGAATCCAAACTCAAAACCCACTTTATCTCTCCTCCTAATTCCTGCAATCTCTTCAAAGGGAAATGGGTTTCCGACCCGAATCGAAAACCTATGTATGATGAAACATGCCCGTTTCACAGAAACGCCTGGAATTGCCTGAGGAacgggagagagaaaatggatgTGATTAATTCTTGGAAATGGGTGCCTGAGAATTGCAGTTTGAGGCAGATTGATCCGTTAGGGTTTCTGGGTATGATGAGGAATAAGAATATTGGGTTTGTTGGGGATTCTTTGAATGAGAATTTCTTGGTTGCTTTTTTATGTGTTTTGAGAGTTGCTGATAATGGGGCTAAGAAGTGGAAGAAGAAGGGTGCTTGGAGAGGTGCTTATTTCCCTAAGTTTAATGTCACTGTTGCTTATCATCGCGCTGTTTTGCTTTCTAAATACCA GTGGCAGCCAAAGCAATCTGACCAGGATGGATtaaaaggcatatttagagtAGACGTTGATATACCTGCTGATGATTGGGTCCAGATTACCAAATTTTATGACGTCCTCATCTTTAATACTGGACATTG GTGGGGCCCTCATAAATTCCCAAAAGAGACACCTCTTGTGTTTTATCAAAAAGGAAAGCCTATTCTTTCTGCCCTTGATTTTCAGGATGGGCTTAAAGTTGTCTTGAAAAGTATGATCTCATACATAGAGAAAGAAGCTCCTAGTACAACGCTCAAGTTTTGGCGGCTGCAGTCACCAAGGCATTTTTTTGGCGGAGAGTGGAATCAGAATGGCAGTTGCTTGTTTGATGAACCCCTTGAAGAACCTCAG CTTGACTTGTGGTTTGATCCCGTGAACAATGGAGTGAACAAAGAAGCAAGGGAGCTGAATAAAGTGATTGAAGAGGCATTAAAAGGAAGCAACATTAAAACGCTTGAGCTGAGTCATCTGAGCGAGTACCGAGCAGATGCTCATCCAGCCATATGGCTTGGAAAGAAAGATGCAGTTGCAGTCTGGGGCCAAGACTGCATGCATTGGTGCCTTCCTGGTCTTCCTGACACTTGGGTTGATATATTATCCGAACTCATTCAGTACAGTTTTGGGGATTAA
- the LOC130472227 gene encoding G-type lectin S-receptor-like serine/threonine-protein kinase At1g34300, with product MLLANLSNPRLGLQSIGILSLYDNNLSSYVIMAYESGYPEYGNILRFLKLNSDGNLRIYSSSKGSGTCTVRWTNVNNQCQVFGYCGHMGICSYNDTSPVCGCPSENFDPVDPNDSNKGCKLKREIRDCPGSVAMLQMDHTKFLTYPPENLNDVYFVGIFLSEVNK from the coding sequence ATGTTGTTAGCTAATTTGAGTAACCCTAGATTAGGGCTTCAATCAATTGGGATTTTGTCACTCTATGATAATAATCTATCTAGTTATGTGATTATGGCTTATGAGAGTGGTTATCCTGAATATGGGAATATCTTGAGATTTCTGAAATTGAATAGTGATGGTAATTTGAGGATTTACAGTTCTAGCAAAGGAAGTGGGACTTGCACTGTGAGATGGACTAATGTTAATAATCAATGTCAAGTATTTGGGTATTGTGGTCATATGGGTATTTGTAGTTACAATGATACCAGCCCGGTTTGCGGGTGCCCATCTGAAAATTTCGACCCGGTTGACCCGAATGACAGTAACAAAGGGTGTAAGTTGAAGAGGGAGATTAGGGATTGTCCTGGGAGTGTAGCAATGTTGCAGATGGATCATACTAAGTTCTTAACTTACCCACCTGAAAATCTGAATGATGTTTACTTTGTGGGTATTTTTCTTAGTGAGGTCAACAAATAG